The Phoenix dactylifera cultivar Barhee BC4 chromosome 9, palm_55x_up_171113_PBpolish2nd_filt_p, whole genome shotgun sequence genome window below encodes:
- the LOC103710232 gene encoding 40S ribosomal protein S24-1-like: protein MADTKAVTIRTRKFMTNRLLSRKQFVIDVLHPGRANVSKAELKEKLGNLYEVKDPNSIFVFKFRTHFGGGKSTGFGLIYDNVEAAKKYEPKYRLIRNGLATKVEKSRKQMKERKNRAKKIRGVKKTKAGDAAKAGKKK from the exons ATGGCGGATACGAAGGCGGTCACGATCAGAACCAGGAAGTTCATGACCAACCGGCTTCTCTCCAGGAAGCAATTC GTCATTGATGTCCTTCATCCTGGAAGGGCTAATGTTTCTAAG GcggaattgaaggagaaattgGGTAACCTGTACGAGGTGAAGGATCCGAACTCGATTTTTGTGTTCAAGTTCCGGACGCACTTCGGAGGCGGCAAGTCCACTGGCTTTGGTCTCATCTATGACAACGTTGAGGCCGCCAAGAAGTATGAGCCCAAGTACCGGCTCATCAGG AATGGGCTTGCCACGAAGGTTGAAAAGTCACGCAAGCAgatgaaggaaagaaagaatcgGGCAAAGAAGATCCGTGGAGTGAAGAAG ACGAAGGCTGGAGACGCTGCCAAGGCTGGGAAGAAGAAATGA